A single Aggregatilinea lenta DNA region contains:
- a CDS encoding dihydrofolate reductase family protein — MSKLIYFTPMSLDGFLAGETDSMDWAVPDREVSAFINDRTRPVGTYLYGRKIYEAMKVWETPEVVPGLTPELMEFARIWQAADKIVYSKSLETVSTPNTRLEWEFDPQMVRDLKAQLPHDISVDGANLAAQVIRAGLVDEYELLVVPFMLGGGTQVLPDNVRINLELLDERRIGNGWVYLRYRSRD, encoded by the coding sequence ATGTCCAAGTTGATCTACTTTACGCCTATGTCGCTGGATGGATTTCTCGCGGGTGAAACGGACAGTATGGATTGGGCGGTGCCGGATCGGGAGGTGTCCGCTTTCATCAACGATCGGACTCGCCCCGTCGGCACATATCTCTATGGCCGCAAGATCTATGAGGCGATGAAGGTGTGGGAAACGCCCGAGGTCGTTCCAGGTCTGACGCCGGAACTGATGGAGTTCGCGCGGATCTGGCAGGCGGCTGATAAGATCGTCTATTCCAAATCGCTGGAGACCGTCTCGACGCCGAACACGCGTCTTGAGTGGGAATTCGATCCGCAGATGGTCCGTGACCTGAAGGCCCAACTGCCTCACGATATTTCGGTGGACGGTGCGAACCTGGCCGCACAGGTGATCCGGGCCGGGCTCGTCGACGAGTATGAACTGCTTGTTGTACCCTTTATGCTTGGCGGCGGCACGCAGGTTCTGCCCGACAACGTACGCATAAATCTGGAGCTTCTGGACGAGCGCCGTATTGGTAATGGATGGGTCTATCTTCGCTATCGTTCGCGGGATTGA
- the radA gene encoding DNA repair protein RadA — MAKPKSYWECQECGRRAAQYMGKCPGCGEFGTLIEIMEEPETPTTAKPASAVRSRPQKLAEVSSEMGDRYPVPVEELSRVLGGGLVPGSVVLVGGDPGIGKSTLLLQVAVLMESIAGPVLYVSGEESERQIKMRAQRLGLESTDLFLVTETELSAIFTHIEAVKPRLVIVDSIQTTYTEGKASAAGSVTQVRECASQLRELAKSSGMAIFIVGHVTKEGVIAGPRVLEHIVDTVLYLEGDRFQAYRLLRSVKNRFGATNEVGVFEMRDRGLVEILNPSELFIAERVVNAPGSAIAVTLEGTRPLLVEVQALASQTAYPNPRRTANGVDFNRMSLIIAVLSKRVGIKLHEKDVFVNVISGLKVDEPAADLAVAVAIASSVWDVPVPADMAFVGELGLSGELRVVSQTATRVREAAKLGFKRVVLPRTYRQDETFDRGVEIVRARSIDEALAVSLPKPERV; from the coding sequence ATGGCAAAGCCAAAATCCTACTGGGAATGTCAGGAATGCGGGCGGCGTGCAGCGCAATACATGGGCAAGTGCCCCGGCTGTGGCGAGTTCGGCACGCTGATCGAAATCATGGAGGAGCCGGAGACGCCCACAACCGCCAAACCTGCGTCGGCGGTCCGGTCGCGCCCGCAAAAGCTCGCCGAGGTGTCGAGCGAGATGGGCGACCGCTACCCGGTCCCGGTCGAGGAGCTGTCGCGCGTGCTGGGCGGCGGGCTGGTGCCCGGCAGCGTGGTGCTCGTCGGCGGCGATCCGGGCATCGGCAAAAGCACGCTGCTGCTCCAGGTCGCCGTGCTGATGGAGAGCATCGCCGGGCCGGTACTGTACGTCAGCGGCGAGGAAAGCGAGCGCCAGATCAAGATGCGCGCGCAGCGGCTGGGGCTGGAATCCACCGACCTGTTCCTGGTCACCGAAACCGAGCTGAGCGCGATCTTCACCCACATCGAGGCGGTCAAGCCGCGCCTGGTGATCGTGGACTCGATCCAGACGACCTATACCGAGGGCAAGGCATCGGCGGCGGGCAGCGTGACCCAGGTGCGCGAGTGTGCCAGCCAGCTCCGTGAGCTGGCGAAGTCCAGCGGCATGGCGATCTTCATCGTCGGGCACGTGACCAAAGAGGGCGTGATCGCCGGGCCGCGCGTGCTGGAGCACATCGTGGATACCGTGCTCTACCTGGAAGGCGACCGCTTCCAGGCGTATCGCCTGCTGCGCAGCGTCAAAAACCGCTTCGGCGCGACGAACGAAGTCGGCGTGTTCGAAATGCGCGACCGGGGCCTCGTCGAAATTCTGAATCCGTCCGAACTGTTTATCGCGGAGCGGGTGGTCAATGCGCCGGGCAGCGCCATCGCGGTGACGCTGGAAGGCACGCGTCCGCTGCTGGTCGAGGTGCAGGCGCTCGCCAGCCAGACGGCCTATCCTAACCCGCGCCGCACGGCCAACGGTGTGGACTTCAACCGTATGTCGCTGATCATCGCCGTGCTGAGCAAGCGCGTGGGCATCAAGCTCCACGAAAAAGACGTCTTCGTCAACGTGATCAGCGGCCTCAAGGTGGACGAACCGGCGGCAGATCTGGCCGTTGCGGTGGCGATTGCGTCCAGTGTCTGGGACGTGCCAGTCCCGGCGGACATGGCGTTCGTGGGCGAACTCGGCCTCAGCGGCGAGCTGCGCGTGGTCAGCCAGACGGCGACGCGCGTCCGCGAGGCGGCCAAGCTCGGCTTTAAGCGTGTCGTGCTGCCCCGCACCTACCGTCAGGACGAGACGTTCGACCGTGGCGTGGAAATTGTGCGGGCGCGCAGCATCGACGAGGCGCTGGCCGTGTCGCTGCCTAAGCCGGAGCGCGTGTAG
- a CDS encoding VanW family protein, translating into MSSPNVPYPQRPPYRSPYLTPRRKPVNPWLIRLPLLAVTGVVLFVLVMLMLVAGYQFLHRDEIFPGVSTVFDLNLAGMTREEATAALSQQFSYGDDAAFTFRYGDRAWTYSAAELGVSLDVDATVDAAYNAGRTGGTFGNLFEQIDIWTNGYPVAPVVRFDETQAYMTLYEVAQSYVNRPVLDATITVSDAKAVANEGQVGRQIDLTTTLAALRHEILALSTASEITLAVNETPPLVWDVSAATDEINTVLATPVKLFVTGDNADLGPWTLDTADLEKMLVVEQVSNEDGTVAYDVSLNLDDARALLEEISPDLSQQPVNARFVFDDEAKQLDVLEPSIDGRVLDVEGTLSKLEAAIFATDPAERRAELVFVDLPPDVPDTATAAELGITELITQHTTYYYGSSGARRTNIEVANENFHGIVIAPGGTFSFNEWLGDVSPETGYEQGLIIVGNQTITGVGGGVCQVATTAFQTAFYAGFPIVERVPHAYRVGYYEQGEGAGLDATVYSPIVDFRFQNDTPYYLLIEAYNNPGSSTVTWKFYSTSMDRRVEKDGPYITDQTAPPPPVYNVNPNLRLGQINQVDGSVYGADVTVYRTVYEGDTVIRDREEFQSHYVPWATQYEVAPNDPRVSG; encoded by the coding sequence ATGAGCAGCCCCAACGTCCCCTATCCGCAGCGACCTCCCTACCGCAGCCCGTACCTGACGCCGCGCCGCAAGCCGGTCAACCCCTGGTTGATCCGGCTGCCACTGCTGGCCGTGACGGGCGTGGTGCTGTTCGTCCTGGTGATGCTGATGCTCGTGGCGGGTTACCAGTTCCTGCACCGCGACGAGATTTTCCCCGGCGTCTCGACCGTCTTCGACCTGAACCTGGCCGGGATGACGCGCGAAGAAGCCACCGCCGCGCTGTCGCAGCAGTTCAGCTATGGCGACGACGCGGCGTTTACCTTCCGCTACGGCGACCGCGCGTGGACCTATAGCGCCGCCGAGTTGGGGGTCTCGCTGGACGTGGACGCGACGGTAGACGCGGCTTATAACGCCGGACGCACCGGCGGCACGTTCGGCAACCTGTTCGAGCAGATCGACATCTGGACCAACGGCTATCCGGTCGCGCCGGTGGTGCGCTTCGACGAGACGCAGGCGTACATGACGTTGTACGAGGTCGCGCAGAGCTACGTCAACCGCCCCGTGCTGGATGCGACGATCACCGTCAGCGACGCGAAGGCGGTCGCCAACGAGGGACAGGTCGGGCGGCAGATCGATCTCACCACGACGCTCGCTGCGCTGCGCCACGAGATCCTGGCCTTGAGCACGGCCAGCGAGATCACCCTGGCCGTCAACGAGACGCCGCCGCTGGTGTGGGACGTCAGCGCCGCGACGGACGAGATCAACACCGTCCTGGCGACGCCGGTCAAGCTGTTCGTGACGGGCGATAACGCCGACCTGGGGCCATGGACGCTGGACACAGCGGACCTGGAGAAGATGCTGGTCGTGGAGCAGGTGAGCAACGAGGACGGCACGGTGGCGTATGACGTGTCGCTCAACCTGGACGATGCGCGCGCGCTGCTGGAAGAGATCTCGCCGGACCTGTCGCAGCAGCCGGTCAACGCGCGCTTTGTGTTTGACGACGAAGCCAAGCAGCTCGACGTGCTGGAACCGAGCATCGACGGGCGCGTGCTGGACGTCGAGGGCACGCTCAGCAAGCTCGAAGCCGCGATCTTCGCCACCGATCCGGCGGAACGCCGCGCCGAGCTGGTGTTCGTCGATCTGCCGCCGGACGTGCCCGACACGGCCACCGCCGCCGAGCTGGGCATCACTGAGCTGATCACGCAGCACACGACTTATTATTACGGGTCCAGCGGCGCGCGGCGCACGAATATCGAGGTGGCGAACGAGAACTTCCACGGCATCGTCATTGCGCCCGGCGGGACCTTCTCCTTTAACGAGTGGCTGGGCGATGTCAGCCCGGAGACGGGCTACGAGCAGGGTCTGATCATCGTCGGCAACCAGACGATCACGGGCGTGGGCGGCGGCGTGTGCCAGGTCGCCACGACCGCGTTCCAGACGGCGTTTTACGCGGGTTTCCCCATCGTGGAGCGCGTGCCGCACGCCTACCGCGTCGGCTACTACGAGCAGGGCGAGGGCGCGGGCCTGGACGCGACGGTCTACTCGCCGATCGTGGACTTCCGCTTCCAGAACGACACGCCCTACTACCTGCTGATCGAGGCCTACAATAACCCCGGCAGCAGCACCGTGACCTGGAAGTTCTACAGCACCAGCATGGATCGCCGGGTGGAGAAGGACGGGCCGTATATCACGGACCAGACCGCGCCGCCGCCGCCCGTCTACAACGTGAATCCGAACCTGCGCCTGGGCCAGATCAATCAGGTCGACGGGTCTGTGTACGGCGCGGACGTGACCGTGTACCGCACCGTGTACGAAGGCGACACCGTGATCCGCGATCGCGAGGAGTTCCAGAGCCACTACGTGCCCTGGGCGACGCAGTACGAGGTCGCGCCCAACGATCCGCGCGTGAGCGGGTAG
- a CDS encoding EthD family reductase, which translates to MVKLVLLFKPPANKNSFELRYSRNLSMLRKLPGVQGVQVGQVLGGPAGDAPYFRIVEIHFPDFDTLDAALVSPDGVAAGKDLMDYAGAVVELLFVEVPNVTSADPLTPDHVSAYIEEHKVLAEIVYPGVPTPTVTAAAQALNVEPEQIVKSVVFLVNKQPFLVYGCGTRRVDPAKLAARLQVNPDRVQLADADQVFEITGYNVGTVPPLALKTPMPAFMDPAVQANEIVYAGGGGIDALLKIASAELLRHSKAEVADLLEDEPAPQP; encoded by the coding sequence ATGGTAAAACTCGTTCTGCTGTTTAAGCCGCCCGCCAACAAGAATAGTTTCGAGCTGCGCTATTCGCGCAACCTGTCGATGCTGCGCAAGCTGCCCGGCGTGCAGGGTGTGCAGGTGGGGCAAGTGCTCGGCGGCCCGGCGGGCGACGCGCCCTACTTCCGCATCGTCGAAATTCACTTCCCCGACTTCGACACGCTCGACGCGGCGCTCGTTTCCCCGGACGGCGTCGCCGCTGGCAAGGACCTGATGGACTACGCCGGGGCGGTGGTGGAGCTGCTGTTTGTCGAAGTGCCGAACGTCACATCGGCGGACCCGCTGACGCCCGACCATGTGAGCGCCTACATCGAGGAGCACAAGGTCCTGGCCGAGATCGTGTATCCCGGCGTGCCCACGCCCACGGTCACCGCGGCGGCCCAGGCGCTGAACGTCGAGCCGGAGCAGATCGTGAAGTCGGTCGTGTTCCTGGTCAACAAGCAGCCGTTCCTGGTCTATGGCTGTGGCACGCGCCGCGTCGATCCGGCCAAGCTGGCCGCGCGGCTCCAGGTCAACCCGGACCGCGTGCAGTTGGCTGACGCCGATCAGGTCTTCGAGATCACGGGCTACAACGTGGGCACCGTGCCCCCGCTGGCGCTGAAGACGCCCATGCCCGCCTTCATGGACCCGGCGGTGCAGGCCAACGAGATCGTCTACGCGGGCGGCGGCGGCATCGACGCGCTGCTGAAAATCGCCAGCGCGGAGCTGCTGCGGCACAGCAAAGCCGAGGTCGCGGACCTGCTCGAAGACGAGCCTGCGCCCCAGCCCTAA